DNA from Onthophagus taurus isolate NC chromosome 2, IU_Otau_3.0, whole genome shotgun sequence:
tagtttttgcaaattttcgtCGGTACTCCTTTGGGAGGATTTTTCAAACCACGTTTTGCGTTTTTACGCGTGcttctaataaattttcgtGCGTGAAGTGAGACGCTTCTTGTAttggatatttatttttggtctAAATTTTTCCGTCTACGACCTGTCGATTTCGGTCCATCAATCCAAAAGGCGATTTTTCCGGAtaaagaattatcggaaaagtaaaattttcagCGTGTGTAGAATTTCCAAGGTCAGATTACTTAATTTTCTCGTTCCCGGAACACTCGTCGAGTCGTCTTCTTCGTAACCtgttaacaaacaaaaaaaagcgtgtttttcaaatatatatGAACGTTATATATCTTTTGAGAgaaatattgaattaaatatataatttaatataataaggtttgagataataaaaaagaaaaagaaaaaaatatataaaaaaaaaatagaacagTTTATTGTTACTTACCTAGAAttatgtttgatatttttatactCACCTTGTTTCCGCCACAGCGGTAACAATAAAAACCGGTGCCGATtcggtaattaaaaaataaagaataaaaaaccaagaaaattaatataacaaGAGTTTAATTACTCACCAAAATATAACAACAAAaggaaaatgttaataaacgaATGAGTAACAAAATAGTTAGCGAAAAGGTCGAAGAAAATATAATTGCATGTAAGAATGCGCACAAACGAAAAGCGGAAGAGATACTAGCGATACTGGATCTCTTTTAAAGTAATGCGTAGGTGGGGGTGCGAATTACAGCGAATTACATTGcgaattaaaagtattttaaatagtttagCGCGGACTAAACATTCCACCCaccaaaaaaaagtatatgcggtttttttcttacaaaataaaagtcGTGGGCATCTCGAAGTGCGATAAAGAATGCGATAAATGcggtaaatataataaatatgaaaatgcggtaagtaaattaataataaatgaaaaagaaagaaaaaattattttttacagGTAATCGCTGGTACATTTTCACAAAGATTTTCGTCCAACGGTAATGGACATAACTTTACGACCGGCCGTTTATACTCACTATGGACCGTCCGCACTGTTGCCACACGTATCACACCGTCCGTTCCTGGATGCACATCAACGACGCGGCCTAACTCCCATTGAAGTGGTGGCTTGGAGTCATGGTGGATAACAACCAAAGTTCCAGGTGTGATCGCAGGCAAGTTCTTATTCCATTTATACCTTCGTTGAAGTGTGTGCAGATATCCTCCACTCCATCTCTTCCAAAAACTCTGCACCATGCTCTGCAGAAGTTGCCATCGTGTCAGACGCCCGATATTAATTCCACTAAGAGCAGGATCAGGTACAACTGAATTTAATGGTTCTAGGACCAAAAAATGCCCCGGTGTCAAGCTTTGAAAATCATTGCGGTCAGAACTCATTGCTTGTAGTGGCCTGGAGTTTAACACGGCTTCTATCTGTGTCAGCACCGTATACAATTCTTCGTATGTCATTATCTGGTCTCCAATGACTCTTGCCAGATGGGTCTTCACGGATTTAACACCAGCCTCCGTTAAACCGTTAAAATGAGGTGACGAAGGTGGATTAAAAGACCAATTTAAGCCAAGCTCCATATTTGCTAATTGTGCCAAGTCTTTCAAACGATTGTTAGCCCCAACGAAATTTGTACCCTGATCACTGAATATCATTTCAATCCGGCCACGACGTGAAGTAAATCGGCGTAGAGCTGCGATAAACGCTTCGGTTGACAGATCTGACACCAACTCCAAGTGCAAGGCCTTTGTAGCAGAGCAGACGAAAATCGCTATATATGCTTTTGTTGTCTTAGCACCTCTGTATTTATTTAAGGAGACTGAGAATGGGCCCGCAAAAGCAACACCCGCCACAGAAAATGGTTTCAATTGTGACACGCGATACTTTGGTAAGTCTGCCATTATAGGACTATATGATTTAGGTTTTGCTCTGAAACAACGTATGCATTTTGATAAGACAGGATAGATGGCAGAACGAGGAGATAATATCCAGAATTGCTGCGATAAAAGAGCATGTAGAGTACGATAACCTGGGTGCAAATATCGACGATGGGCATCCTCAATAATTAATTCAGTCAAACGACATTTACTAGGAAGCAGTAAAGGATGTTTAGCATCAAAATCCAAATCGGAATACCTCAATCGACCACCCACCCTGAGCAATCCTTCACGGTCTATAAATAAGGCTAATTTTCGGAAGGGATGTGGCAGAACCTTGTTTTCCCGAATGCGCTGAAAGAGCGTGTCAAACTCTGATTTTTGAACTTGGCCAATTAATTTATACAATGCATTTTGCAATTCAAAGGTAGATAATTGCAGTGAATAATGTCGGTTGCGCAGCTGACATGCGGAAATAAAGCGTAATATGTAGCCAATAattctctttattttttccaAAGATGAAAACCTCTGAAGCAgatcattcaaaaaatcaactACCACCCCGACCGCAGCAACAACACTCGGTTTAGCTTCAACAAGAACACCCGGTGTCTCATCAATAGACTTAATCGATGGCCAATTACTGGAGGGATCCGAAAGCCAACAGGGTTCAGACCACCAAGAATTCATAGTAATCAATTCAGAAGGAAATAGTCCTCGAGAACCACAGTCGGCAGGGTTATCAGAAGATGGTACATGTCGCCAATGTTTTGAATGAAGCACGTCCTGAATATGAGAGACCCTGTTTGCCACAAAAATCTTCCAGCGGCAAGATGGGGAGCTaagccaaaataacacaaccCGTCAATCAGACCACGCGTAAACAGACGAAAACTGTATGATAGGTGTAAGACAAGAAATCACTACAGCAGCCAAATCAGCGAGCAGCACAGCCGCACACAATTCTAGGCGAGGAATGGAAATTGATTTAGGGGAGCTACTTTAGATTTGCCGCATACAAAACGTGTTGTAGTTGACCCAGACATATCCTCAATGCGAATATATGCAACAGCACAATATCCAACCTGAGATGCATCACAAAAGAGGTGCAGCTGGATGTCTCTCGAAGATTCAGATGAGATTATGCGAGGTATGCGTAATTTCGATATTAGAGGCAACTCAGACTTGAATTTCTCCCAGACTCCCTTTATATCAACAGACGGCACTTCATCCCAATCAACGCGATCAGCCCATAAACGCTGCATGAGTGACTTGGCCTTTAGTAAGCAAGGAGTCAATAAACCCAGCGGATCATAGATTCTGGCAATTTCGGACAAAATTGCTCTTTTTGTACAATATATATTATGATTAGCATAAGAATAACAGAATTCATCCGTAGTAGGATCCCACTGTAATCCAAGCACTTTGACAAAAGGTTTGAACAGTAAACTCGGAAACAGTTGCCAATATATCTCGACTATTACTGGCCCACTTGCGCAACTCAAAACCACCCCGAGCCAATAAATCTATTAAATCTCTCTGAAGACATAACGCAGAATTCAAATTGTCCACGCCCGTAACAATGTCGTCAACGTATACATCACGAAGTAAAACTGCAGATGCATGAGACAAGCCATCAGACTCTAGCTTGGCTAGCTCCTTCAAAGTTCTCAACGCCAGAAACGGGACCGATGAAACACCGTATGTAACAGTGTTCAGGCGATAGTGTTGAACAGATTCCTTCTCATCAAATCTCCATAAAATTCTCTGATAATCTCTATCGGAAGGTCGAATCAAGATTTGGCGATACATTTGCTTTATATCGCAAATGAATGCAATTGCATGGCATCGAAATCGGAGCAAGATTTGGACAATATCCTGTTGAAGCTTCGGACCAATTGACATAATGTCGTTCAAAGAAACACCCGTAGACGTTTTGGCAGACGCGTCGAAAACAACTCGAAGCTTCGTCGACGGACCATCAGGACGCAAAACACAATGATGCGGCATATAGTAATTGGTGGTTGTATCGGAGAAAGGAGATGTTATCAATGTCATATGCTCAGATTTGAGATAATCGAACATGAATTCAGAATAAGCGGACTTTAATTCGGAATTTCGAGAAAGGCGCTTTTCAAGGAGTAAATATCTTCTAAGCGCTTGATGGTAAGAATCCGCCTTGTTGTCCGCCTTGTGCACGTTgacaattgttaataaaatgtgaTTCACATACCGCCTCTTCCGGAGATAAAGAAAGTTGTGTCTCAACCTGTTCGATTTCCCAGAAACGTTGCAAACATGTCTCCAATGATGAATCAACTACAGCGCAACAAGCGGTGACTTCGGAAGAAGCAGAAGACCCTGTATCAGTCCCCATCAACAACCAGCCAAACACCGATCCCACAGCAACAGGTTCACCAGGCCTGCCAGTCACTCGCTGACCATCCAATACATAAGGCACCAGTTCAGCACCCAAAAGCAAATCAACAGGCGCGGATCGAGAATACTGATCTTCATCAAAATGCAAATCTTTAAGATGCGCATACGATAAAAAAACAGCTTCCATTTCAGGACTGTCCGTAATCGCACGACCGACACCCAAAGTTTCTAAAAGGCGATTTGATTGAATATTTCGCCTTAAAATCGCCTTGTTTAATTTGTTGGCCAAGGTAATGCAAAACCTGGACCACACACCCCGGAAAGGCacgtcaacattttttttttttttaatcgcgGAGGTTTCGTCGTGCACCCGGATCACCTTTACGTCTACTTAATTCAACGAAAAGCCCAAGTACACGCTAGCCGAAAAAGCCTCGCACGAAAACCACTAAAAACTAAGATTAACCGAGagatccggctcgaaggaccaatgTTTCCGCCACAGCGGTAACAATAAAAACCGGTGCCGATtcggtaattaaaaaataaagaataaaaaaccaagaaaattaatataacaaGAGTTTAATTACTCACCAAAATATAACAACAAAaggaaaatgttaataaacgaATGAGTAACAAAATAGTTAGCGAAAAGGACGAAGAAAATATAATTGCATGTAAGAATGCGCACAAACGAAAAGCGGAAGAGATACTAGCGATACTGGATCTCTTTTAAAGTAATGCGCGAAGAAGTTTGATAATGCGTAGGTGGGGGTGcgaattaaaagtattttaaatagtttagCGCGGACTAGACACACCTGAAATAAttggttatttattattatttggtttagtttatttttatttcattttcttacttttttgattttgtaagaTCACAGTTAACTCGAGTAAACtttggttaaattaaattttttgtttcttataatttttgaatgattattattataattgatttatttattttttttactttcacgaaaagttactttatttttttaattcttttaatagagtattattattattattatccgttttgttttctttgattttcgtCACTTTCACTTCAGAGTGGGTCCTGTTGTGATTGGCATTGAGACAAGGAATACTATCGTAGATCCACTGGCGccctataaaaaaaaaaagaaatctaccCCTTCTCTACTGAGATTGCCGGCACCTTGCTTTTCGTGGCGTTTTGTTTTgagtttttgattattaattttttttgtacgcTACATTTTTTGGCGCCCAACGTGGGGcctgaaagaaaaaaagtaggtTTTTGCTAATATTTTTGGTTATATTCATTGTGCTTTGAAATTATATTGTTTGAATTTGTAACTGATTGATTATAATATAAGTGATTGTTATAAGAGTAGTTATTGGTGGTTATTATTTTGGTGAATTTGATCGCAACTATGAGTGTTCGCGCGGCAAATAACcgggaaacaaaaaaattatgtgtTGGTTcttaaatgaaacaaaattataatgaagacaaataataaaacaaaaaaatcgcaaatgactaaatttaataaatgaaattgaaattataattacCTTTGATTTAATCTAACGGTAAGCGTGGGTGGACGTGCTTGCAGAGCgtggttattttttaacgattgGCACGTGCGATCgaaaatgtgatttttttttgggtgttttaaagttgaaaactCCAGGTTGAGCCGACGCACATGCGCACATAACTCAGACCTGGGGTGAAGATAAAAAGGTTAAATGTAGGACAAACATTCCACCCACCAACAAATGTGACCgtgaacatttttaaataataattaaagaggtaagtaaaataaactaaagtaaaatacataaaaacaaTGACTTTGAATTTAGAAACTTAGAGGTATAAACAAAGGTAGGGAAGtttatcgttttta
Protein-coding regions in this window:
- the LOC139432697 gene encoding uncharacterized protein; this encodes MADLPKYRVSQLKPFSVAGVAFAGPFSVSLNKYRGAKTTKAYIAIFVCSATKALHLELVSDLSTEAFIAALRRFTSRRGRIEMIFSDQGTNFVGANNRLKDLAQLANMELGLNWSFNPPSSPHFNGLTEAGVKSVKTHLARVIGDQIMTYEELYTVLTQIEAVLNSRPLQAMSSDRNDFQSLTPGHFLVLEPLNSVVPDPALSGINIGRLTRWQLLQSMVQSFWKRWSGGYLHTLQRRYKWNKNLPAITPGTLVVIHHDSKPPLQWELGRVVDVHPGTDGVIRVATVRTVHSEYKRPVVKLCPLPLDENLCENVPAITCKK